AACAGAATGAACCACAGGCTATCTATGTCATGAAAAGACCACATGCCTCTAGCTGAAAATTTATGAAACTACATGGTGGGATTTGTACTTTTCCTGATTATTAATGATCAAATGTCTGTCTCGTTGAAAGTTCTGATTTTCTTCTTGATAGTCCTAATCTCCCTTGGCAATTCATTAcccaaaaatattaaatcacaTTGAAgtgaaatgaaatgaaatgcaATGTGTTCTTGCTTTACAGTTCACAAAAGATTATCATATTTTGCGACTTTGTGCAGTATATTTAGGTTTTAATGTAAATACAATggagaattttgaattttatgaaaatcaaGAAAGGTGTTTTGACAATCAAGAATTAGTCCTGATATTTAGGTGATGCATCTATTCGGAGGACAATTTTTCATCAATTGGTTCATTGATTTACTCAAGCAAATGTGTTGTATAGGTTGCAATTACATCAGGAGATGAGAAGTATCTGGAGAAAGTACGAGAAGCTCAACTAAAGATGAATATCTCAAATGTGGTGTGCGTGGATGCAAAGGGATTACAGCTCAAAGACGATAACCTCCACCTAACTACTCATTCTCAGGTTAAGTTAGGCCAAATGTTGGCAGAAGCATACATTAAGCATTTTGCACCCCCATCACCGTCGCCATCGCCATCGTCATAACCTACCTTCATTTTGCTTTacttaaaagtaatataaacTATTTCTCTATTTTGTGATTATTCTCTATTATGTAATTGTCTGTTTTTTAacatatttcattttcttttctctctttttctcattGTTATTATGCCTTTGCATTTGCAATGTAACCTAAGCAAGCTAAGGTGTTGCCCTTTTCTCATTGTTTGATTAATCTCTATTTGATTACTTTCTCTGAGGACATGACAAACCCGCACCTCCCTAACCCTATCATTAAGCTCATACCAGACAGACATTCATCAGATTGGACATGATAGAGTTGGGTGTTTTGTAGTGTTCAGGACAGTCCATGTCTGAATGATTGAAGCTAGTGCAATCAAATTGGCTGTTGCTGGTGTTCTAGTGTATGGCTGCCCTACCACCACATATCTGCCAACTCTCCACAAAAGCAGACTTTTCACATGCTCTTTGTATATCTACATTTTGGACAAGAGATAGCACTTCCCTTTTTTGTTATTGGCTTTATCATAggcaaaatattaatttatttttttaaactcctttgatattattttaattttattttcgaTATTCCGGAATagatgataaaataaaaaaatttcaagaaaaaagaatatttatagtatttcaTAGTAAATATTATTAAGGAAAAAGGAATTTTCAGAGTTTAAAATTTTGCTCTGGCATTATAAGACAACAATTGAGCTTagcattatttatattaaatttttaatttttttaataaaaagactCTTTTATAGTTTGTTTGTTAAGTCCTGGAAAATGAAtccattaattaattcaatattaatgatgataattacatatcaattaatattttttctaaatattaataattttatgtgaTAATCACAAACCCAAGATTCtgtttttttcctcttttgttATTGGCATAGGTAAAGACAAAAAcaatttatgataaaattgaaTACAGTTCAAAATTGCTCACCTAACTCATAAACTACAGCTTGGACGTCAAAGAAACCAAATCtgatttcctttttcctttctttttctgataATTATTTTCAGACCCTTGCCAACCCAAATTCCAGTCTTATGAAATTGGTCCCACTCTCACTTTcatcatatttcttttcctaaaaaataacaaaaaaaaaaaaaagaaatatttcatCATAACTCCACGCGATTTATAGCGcgtgaaaataaattttatatttctaaattcacaaaaatatatcataaatttactaaataaatttataaaatgctATGTATGCTTTTGTTTACAAGGTTCGAATCCCTCTCTCTTTATGTATCTTCACCAATGTATCAAAATCACATAATAATAGATACTTTTATTCCAATATAAACAGTTAGACCTCTCTTTAATCTAGATTCTTTCCAGTAATTTTTGCGTACAACAAtgagattataatttaaaataggttttagtattaaattatatatttaatattaattgtaaaataataaaaatttcaaataaaatatataaatattttattatattatgtaaataagattgatgagataaaataaaattacagtATGAGTATAacatacattttttttaaattatatatataaatattattatatagaaagatattattttagaatataattaaaaaaatatatataacttattataacagagagtttatttttatttataactggattatttctatatagaatatcactataaaaatattttactctattattttataaaattatacaccTAATATATACCTCaataagtatttaaaaataaaaagcttataaatttttcaaacgCATGGTATAAATCTGTGTAGGTGTATGAActttcccatattaaaaagGATCATGCATTTAATCTAACcacaattttatatttcaatttcaacaATCTATCAAATAGAAATCTTCGCTATAACTGATCCTATCGATGAAGAGTccagttaataaaatattcctgattatatattttatttattttttttttaattaaaaatagtcttatttttattagaagcGTGGATTCTTGTTAggccaaaataaataaacaatagaAAGAAGATATGTTTCTGTAAATTAATGGTAATTTTGGTGCAACTTGCGGAGTTgcctaattttttaattggttagtagttgctctaaaaattaaaaggattcTGCCCTAATCTGCACCTTTCCACGTGCTACTTGCCTTTGCGCCGCACCTTCCTCAAAGATTCTACACCTAAAATCCCACTTTCATTAATTTAAGACTATCCAATTTGTATACCCAAATcatcttttgtttttaactCAATAAAATGATAGATTTTAGACTTTTTCATTTACTAGGTGGAAAATTAAgatcttaaaaaataagaaattttgatagataaatttcttaattttttttaataaatttagccCATATTTTTACTTGTCAAACGATAGAATTAAGTTAAATtcatagattttataaaatttttataaaaaaaatatataaattttaacgataactatattatatgttatcaaaatatatctttaatCTTAATGAAATGACtcgaaaaataaaaataatttgcttcttattttatacTGAAATTGGGAGTTTAGGTGCTATGccttgtaattttatttaaaattcttttaaatattagttcCACCATAAATGTAATGAGAAATTTTtctagatatataaaatatgatgAACATAATAAGTAAAAATTCGAATTTAATAGATAGAATTCAGTCGAAAACAGCAATAGCATTCAACTTAaattgtcaaaaataaatattatttattatatatagtctaacacattaatatttttataaaaaatataaaaaaataaataaaaagagtgaATTTCTACCTACAAGTAGGAAAAGACCTACGAGATTAGGTCTTATTGACTAAAccctttaatatatatatatatatataactttattttaaataaataaatataacaattaattgaaattacaaaaattagcAATTCTAAAATACCCAGTTAATTACATTTTAACACAAATATTCAGCATTATAGATATAAACAATATTTCGATAGAATATTTAATCTAAgttttatagaaatatttgTTGCATCCAACGACCGAATTACCATATCAGTGATTCACATTTAGGcatcattaaaataatatttttaagtttgtttgagaaataattaaatttggataattttaaataaatctaaattgaAATGATAATCTTTTATCACCACATCATAGAAGTCTCTAAACTTATGAGTTTGAACGCACGTCAGcgttaaaaaaatagatttttatttttttaatatagtattattaattttctaatttcagtaattatcttttataatttatttttctaaaaatttatagaaaatgcACCGTAAAAGAGAAACCAAATGTCACCTGGAAGCCGAGCCAATCATAATCaaggattaaaaaaatactcaaTTTTACATTTACCAAGAAAAACTGTAATTTTTTTCCACAAATCCCACTCTCACTTTTCATCGTGATTCCGTACGCTCTCCCCTTTCTCCCACTTTCCCGCCCCAAATCATACCTTTCCCACGCGTGTCCTACACGCGCTTTCACCAACAAAACAAAACCCTCAGTCTCTGTAATATAAATTCCCACTCAGATCTCCCCTACTCACTTCCCTCCACTCCCCAACAAACCCTCTCCGTCGCGACCGTCACCCTTAAAAATGGCGATTTCCACCACTAACCTCCGTACCACCGTTAACAGAAACCTCTCTTCATTTTCCGTTGCATCAAAAACGCACAAACTTTCAACATTTTCAGTCCCTCTCCGCAATTCTCGCCGAAATTCTCGGTTCATAGTACTAACGGCGTCACTAGACGCGAAACCAACCGTACTAGTAACAGAGAAGCTAGGAGAGGCAGGACTGAATCTACTAAAGGAATTTGCAAATGTTGATTGCTCATATAATTTATCACCAGAAGAGCTTTGCACTAAGATCTCACTTTGTGACGCTTTAATTGTACGCAGTGGCACAAAAGTGAATCGTGAAGTTTTTGAATCTTCTGGTGGTCGATTAAAGGTTGTCGGTAGAGCTGGTGTAGGGATTGATAATGTTGATCTTAGTGCTGCTACTGAACATGGTTGTTTAGTTGTTAATGCCCCTACTGCTAATACTGTGGCTGCTGCCGAGCATGGGATTGCTTTATTGGCTGCTATGGCTAGGAATGTTGCTCAAGCTGATGCTTCTGTTAAGGCTGGTTAGTAACgggtttgtttttgttttagtaTTCGTGATCTGGCTTCTTTTGAGAATCTTGTCGAATATAAATAGACTAAAAAGTGGTTTTGGATCTGATTTGTTTGAAATGTTTtgttgaaagaaaatttaccGAAAGTACggagtttttactttttaagagaaaaacaatcttttttgttttgtattttGTAACACTAAAAATTTGTGATCTGGGTTTCTTTTGGGCATGTTGTCGAACACTTCTCATGGTGTTTGGTTaggaaatgattatatttttactaattataaTTAGGAGAAGGGTATATTAAAACGCTTGGCACTGGTCAGATCTGTTAGTTATTATGATAAACAATTGGTACTTAAAGAGGTTTATAATATGTATTCAGGAAAAGGTTCTAACTTCTCTTGTCACCGGAAAACATTTTGTCATAAGATTGTCTCCCAAGTTATCAGTTTTGCTAGATCTTTTATTTGAACAAGGTTTTATAGGAAACAGTTTTTGGTTTGTTGACGGGAAGAAGTAACttattttatgagatttgAATATTTCAGGTAAGTGGCAAAGGAACAAATATGTGGGTGTATCGCTTGTTGGGAAAACACTTGCTGTAATGGGTTTTGGAAAGGTTGGATCAGAAGTTGCTCGGCGAGCCAAGGGGCTTGGTATGCATGTTATTGCTCATGATCCTTATGCCCCAGCAGATAGAGCTCGTGCAATTGGTGTGGAGCTTGTGAGCTTTGATGAAGCTATTGGTACTGCAGACTTTATCTCCCTGCACATGCCTCTTACTCCTGCTACATCAAAGATTCTGAATGATGAAAATTTTGCAAAGATGAAGAAAGGAGTTAGAATTGTCAATGTTGCTCGTGGAGGAGTAATTGATGAAGATGCTCTTGTCAGGGCAATTGATGCTGGAATTGTTGCTCAGGCAGCACTTGATGTTTTCACAGAAGAGCCCCCAGCAAAAGACAGCAAGTTAGTGCAGCATGAGAAGGTGACTGTTACACCACATCTTGGTGCTAGTACTGTGGAAGCTCAGGTATGTTTATCGATCAGCAGTGCAATTTGTTTTgcttcattcttttcttttgtcatgATATGAAAACACTTTTGGGTTTGATGTGCAGGAAGGAGTGGCTATTGAAATAGCTGAAGCTGTTGTTGGTGCTTTGAAAGGTGAACTTGCTGCTACTGCAGTCAATGCACCAATGGTGCCTGCTGAGGTATCATTGTAAACCTCTTTGGTCAtcattcttttccttttacttCTGTGTCAAGTTTCCTCCTTAACAAATGTTTAGATGATGAGATTGTGAGTATAGAGTTTACCTCATTGTTGACTTCCTACTTTGCAGGTTCTTACAGAGCTGAAACCATTTGTTATGCTTGCCGAGAAACTTGGGAGGTTGGCTGTGCAGCTAGTAGCAGGTGGAAGCGGTGTGAAGACTGTGAAAGTGACTTATGGCTCTACTAGAGCTCCTGATGACCTTGACACCAGGTTGCTTCGAGCTATGATTACTAAGGGTCTGATTGAGCCCATATCCAGTGTTTTTGTGAACCTGGTTAATGCTGACTTCACAGCTAAACAGAGAGGACTAAGAATAGCTGAAGAACGTGTTACCCTGGATGGCTCGCCTGAGAGTCCACTTGAATTTATCCAGGTTCAAATTGCCAATGTGGAATCAAAATTTGCCAGTGCAATATCAGAGTCTGGGGAAATAAAGGTTGAGGGAAAGGTGAAGGATGGAATTCCCCATTTGACGAAGGTTGGATCATTCGAGGTGGATGTGAGCTTGGAAGGTAGCATCATACTGTGCCGACAAGTTGACCAGCCCGGAATGATTGGTAAGGTGGGAAGCATATTGGGAGAGGAGAATGTGAATGTCAGCTTCATGAGTGTCGGAAGGATTGCTCCACGAAAGCAAGCTGTCATGGCAATTGGAGTTGATGATCAACCCAAGAAagaaagtttgaaaaagattGGGGATATCCCGGCTATCGAAGAGTTTGTTTTCCTCAAGTTGTAGTGTGGTGTCATCACTTCCGTATCTTCATTTtcctctcctttctttttcttcttcttctcttttttttttttggtaggTTTACTTCCTTTCTGAATGGGTATTATTACTTCACTGTACTGCCCGATTTTGAGTTGAGTGCTTTGTCATAGGTTTTGGGGAGGGAAAGAATAATTCAGATTTGAGATGAGACAT
The nucleotide sequence above comes from Ricinus communis isolate WT05 ecotype wild-type chromosome 6, ASM1957865v1, whole genome shotgun sequence. Encoded proteins:
- the LOC8288126 gene encoding D-3-phosphoglycerate dehydrogenase 1, chloroplastic, which produces MAISTTNLRTTVNRNLSSFSVASKTHKLSTFSVPLRNSRRNSRFIVLTASLDAKPTVLVTEKLGEAGLNLLKEFANVDCSYNLSPEELCTKISLCDALIVRSGTKVNREVFESSGGRLKVVGRAGVGIDNVDLSAATEHGCLVVNAPTANTVAAAEHGIALLAAMARNVAQADASVKAGKWQRNKYVGVSLVGKTLAVMGFGKVGSEVARRAKGLGMHVIAHDPYAPADRARAIGVELVSFDEAIGTADFISLHMPLTPATSKILNDENFAKMKKGVRIVNVARGGVIDEDALVRAIDAGIVAQAALDVFTEEPPAKDSKLVQHEKVTVTPHLGASTVEAQEGVAIEIAEAVVGALKGELAATAVNAPMVPAEVLTELKPFVMLAEKLGRLAVQLVAGGSGVKTVKVTYGSTRAPDDLDTRLLRAMITKGLIEPISSVFVNLVNADFTAKQRGLRIAEERVTLDGSPESPLEFIQVQIANVESKFASAISESGEIKVEGKVKDGIPHLTKVGSFEVDVSLEGSIILCRQVDQPGMIGKVGSILGEENVNVSFMSVGRIAPRKQAVMAIGVDDQPKKESLKKIGDIPAIEEFVFLKL